The Arthrobacter oryzae DNA window TCTGCCTGGGCCTTTTCAGCCTTGGCGATGCCACCTTCAATAGCCTCGGCACGCTCCGCGAACGTCTTCTCGAACATCGGGACAACGAACTTGACCACGATGTAAAAGAGGACAGCAAAGCCGGCCAGGACTACGCCCATTTCCCAGGGATTGGGAACGAGCGGATTAGTGCCTTCGGTGGCGGCTGAGATGATCGTCTGATTCATGTTTCACCCGTCCTTATCTACTCGGTTTCTGGATGTTCGCTAAGTTCTAACGCTTAGGAGAGAACGAAAGCGAAGACCAGGCCGAGGATGGCGAGTGCTTCAGTCAGCGCAAGGCCGAGGAATGCGATCGGCTGCAGGACGCGCTGGGCTTCCGGCTGACGTGCCACACCATTGATGTAAGCCGCGAACACGAGACCCACACCGATACCACCGCCGATAGCGGAGAGGCCGTAGCCGATGAG harbors:
- the atpE gene encoding ATP synthase F0 subunit C — encoded protein: MEGSINGSLNLIGYGLSAIGGGIGVGLVFAAYINGVARQPEAQRVLQPIAFLGLALTEALAILGLVFAFVLS